Proteins from a genomic interval of Coccinella septempunctata chromosome 2, icCocSept1.1, whole genome shotgun sequence:
- the LOC123307525 gene encoding PSME3-interacting protein, translating into MSSGFVTESEIEEARRKRQEEWEKVRKPTDPLEMPEEPYDSRSLFDRLQEQKQKKELEYEEAHKLKNMIKGLDDDEIEFLDLVDRTKIAADRKKELEEEKELSDFRNRVAVLQEKTLDEKISEEKIIGKAKAHQKTIVSQQQKLLKGAIVTKKRKLSDNDQNNDISSNEDREKEKLNNGEPISKIKIIAPPSGLQCIGVLPGMGSYSESSDSSGSDSEIEPLPPQIDLVGRQIKKDEPES; encoded by the exons atgagtTCAGGTTTCGTAACAGAGTCAGAAATAGAAGAAGCTAGGAGAAAACGCCAAGAAGAATGGGAGAAAGTGAGGAAACCAACGGATCCACTAG AAATGCCGGAGGAACCTTATGACTCGAGAAGTTTATTCGACAGACTTCAGGAACAGAAGCAAAAAAAAGAATTGGAATATGAAGAAGCGCATAAACTTA aaaatatgatTAAAGGCTTAGACGACGATGAAATCGAATTCCTAGATCTTGTTGATAGAACTAAAATAGCAGCAGATAGAAAAAAAGAattagaagaagaaaaagagctTAGtgattttagaaatcgagttgCAGTACTACAAGAAAAAACTTTGGATGAGAAAAttagtgaagaaaaaattattggcaAAGCTAAAGCTCATCAAAAGACTATTGTATCTCAACAACAAAAATTACTGAAAGGTGCAATAGTAACAAAAAAAAGAAAGCTATCTGATAATGATCAGAATAATGATATATCAAGTAATGAAGACagagaaaaagaaaaattaaataatggCGAACCTATATCTAAAATCAAAATCATAGCACCTCCAAGTGGTTTGCAATGCATTGGGGTCTTGCCAGGAATGGGTTCATATTCTGAATCCTCTGATAGTTCAGGTTCGGACTCAGAAATTGAACCATTACCGCCACAGATTGACTTAGTTGGAAGGCAGATCAAAAAAGATGAGCCAGAATCATGA